In Myotis daubentonii chromosome 16, mMyoDau2.1, whole genome shotgun sequence, one DNA window encodes the following:
- the LOC132219014 gene encoding olfactory receptor 1E5 encodes MALDNLTSAPQFLLLGLMDSTDPHPLLFLLFLGIYLLNALGNLSMVAAVRSDGALRSPMYYFLGHLSLVDVSFTTVTVPRLLASLLHPGQPVPFGECFAQMYFFLALGITESYLLAAMSYDRAVAVCQPLHYPAVLTPGRCKALVAASWALSQLHALLHTLLLSALCYPRTSSVRHFFCDMTVMLSLATSDTTAPKAAIFSEGLAVVLTPLLLVSLSYARILVAVLGLRSAGSRRRAFSTCGAHLVVVSLFFGSVLSVYFRPSAAYSARYNRLASVAYAVLTPTLNPFIYSLRNKEVKGALRRMLRRRAAP; translated from the coding sequence ATGGCCCTGGACAACCTCACCTCCGCCCCCCAGTTCCTCCTCCTCGGCCTGATGGACAGCACAGACCCCCACCCGCTGCTGTTCCTGCTCTTCCTTGGCATCTACCTGCTCAACGCCCTGGGCAACCTGAGCATGGTGGCGGCGGTGCGGTCCGACGGGGCCCTCCGCTCCCCCATGTATTACTTCTTGGGTCACCTGAGCCTCGTGGACGTCAGCTTTACCACGGTCACggtccccaggctgctggccagccTGCTCCACCCGGGCCAGCCCGTGCCCTTCGGGGAGTGCTTTGCCCAGATGTACTTTTTCTTGGCTCTGGGCATCACCGAGAGCTACCTCCTGGCAGCCATGTCCTATGACCGCGCGGTGGCCGTCTGCCAGCCCCTGCACTACCCCGCGGTCCTGACGCCCGGGCGGTGCAAGGCGCTGGTGGCCGCGTCCTGGGCCCTGTCCCAGCTGCACGCGCTGCTGCACACGCTGCTCCTCTCTGCGCTCTGCTACCCGCGCACCTCTTCTGTGCGCCACTTTTTCTGCGACATGACGGTGATGCTGAGCTTGGCGACTTCGGACACCACCGCCCCGAAGGCTGCCATCTTCTCCGAGGGCCTGGCCGTGGTGCTGACCCCGCTGCTCCTCGTGTCTCTCTCCTACGCGCGCATCCTGGTGGCGGTGCTGGGATTGCGGTCGGCGGGGAGCCGGCGCCGCGCCTTCTCCACCTGCGGGGCCCACCTGGTGGTGGTGTCGCTCTTCTTCGGCTCTGTCCTCTCCGTCTATTTCCGGCCATCGGCTGCCTACTCGGCCCGCTACAAccgcctggccagcgtggcctACGCGGTGCTCACCCCGACCCTGAACCCTTTCATCTACAGCCTGCGCAACAAAGAGGTCAAGGGCGCCCTTAGAAGGATGCTCAGACGGAGGGCTGCACCCTGA